A genomic segment from Glycine soja cultivar W05 chromosome 20, ASM419377v2, whole genome shotgun sequence encodes:
- the LOC114401626 gene encoding cyclin-T1-3-like isoform X1 gives MTGLMPGELPHHGTPDGNSGKSSQDKQEESLGRWYMSRKEIEEHSPSRKDGIDLKKETYLRKSYCTFLQDLGMRLKVPQVTIATAIIFCHRFFLRQSHAKNDRRTIATVCMFLAGKVEETPRPLKDVILVSYEIIHKKDPAAAQRIKQKEVYEQQKELILLGERVVLATLGFDLNVQHPYKPLVEAIKKFNVAKNALAQVAWNFVNDGLRTSLCLQFKPHHIAAGAIFLAAKFLKVKLPSDGEKVWWQEFDVTPRQLEEVSNQMLELYEQNRLPPAQGSEVEGSAGGTRAASKAPSANEEQASKQISSQAPQHSSVERTAVPQRGTENQSNDGSAEMGSDITDHNLDIRESHNSEQLTHQDNKREVSNRSKSGTERDQDRIVGTKEGAEVGRRDESALNNSGSNVGRNLERREVPLGHSPNEAIKIDKDKLKALAAMGKKRKEQRGEMALKKDVMDEDDLIERELEDGIELAVEDEKNKRERRQNWSKPDGEDHHGGENHEETRDGRYMNMKVQFQKDMDEDNAEEGEMIDDASSSLNNRKRRMGSPPGRQPEMKKHLDSSYHNDLAE, from the exons ATGACAGGACTTATGCCTGGAGAGTTGCCACATCATGGAACACCTGATGGCAACTCTGGTAAAAGTTCTCAAGACAAGCAAGAGGAATCATTAGGTCGCTGGTATATGTCTAGAAAAGAAATAGAGGAACATTCCCCATCAAGAAAAGATGGAATTGACTTGAAGAAAGAGACATATCTGCGCAAGTCATACTGCACATTCTTGCAGGATTTAGGCATGAGACTTAAAGT GCCTCAGGTAACTATAGCAACGGCCATAATCTTTTGTCATCGGTTCTTTCTTCGACAATCTCATGCAAAGAATGACCGAAGG ACCATTGCAACGGTCTGTATGTTCCTTGCTGGGAAGGTTGAAGAGACTCCTCGTCCACTAAAGGATGTTATTCTTGTTTCTTATGAGATCATTCACAAGAAGGATCCTGCTGCTGCGCAGAGGATAAAACAGAAG GAAGTGTACGAGCAgcaaaaagaattaattttacttggtgagaggGTTGTGCTTGCCACTTTAGGTTTTGATCTGAATGTTCAACATCCATATAAACCTCTTGTGGAAGCCATAAAGAAGTTTAATGTTGCGAAGAATGCCCTTGCACAAGTTGCGTGGAACTTTGTTAATGATGG GCTGAGGACATCGCTCTGCCTGCAATTTAAGCCACATCATATTGCGGCAGGTGCCATTTTCCTTGCTGCCAAGTTCTTGAAAGTGAAGCTTCCATCAGATGGTGAGAAGGTTTGGTGGCAAGAGTTTGATGTCACCCCACGCCAATTAGAGG AGGTTAGCAATCAAATGTTGGAACTCTATGAGCAGAATAGACTTCCACCAGCACAGGGAAGTGAAGTAGAAGGAAGTGCTGGAGGAACAAGAGCTGCTTCAAAGGCTCCTTCTGCAAATGAGGAGCAGGCCTCAAAGCAAATATCATCTCAAGCCCCCCAGCACTCATCTGTAGAGAGAACTGCGGTACCACAAAGAGGAACTGAGAACCAAAGCAACGATGGGAGTGCAGAAATGGGCAGTGACATCACTGATCACAACTTGGATATTAGGGAGTCACATAATTCAGAACAGTTGACTCATCAAGATAACAAGAGAGAAGTGTCAAATAGATCTAAATCTGGTACTGAACGTGACCAAGACAGAATTGTTGGGACTAAGGAGGGTGCAGAAGTAGGAAGGAGAGATGAATCTGCATTAAACAATTCTGGCAGCAATGTTGGCCGAAATCTGGAGCGTCGGGAAGTTCCACTAGGTCATTCACCCAATGAAGCAATCAAGATTGACAAGGATAAGTTAAAGGCACTGGCAGCTAtgggaaagaagagaaaggaacaACGAGGCGAAATGGCATTAAAGAAAGATGTAATGGATGAGGATGATCTCATTGAGAGGGAGCTGGAAGATGGAATTGAATTAGCAGTCGAGGATGAGAAAAATAAGCGTGAGAGAAGGCAGAACTGGTCTAAGCCTGATGGTGAAGATCACCATGGGGGGGAGAACCATGAGGAAACTAGAGACGGGCGGTACATGAACATGAAGGTGCAGTTTCAGAAAGACATGGACGAAGACAATGCTGAAGAAGGGGAGATGATAGACGATGCTTCATCCTCGTTGAACAATCGCAAGAGAAGGATGGGGAGCCCTCCAGGTAGGCAACCAGAGATGAAAAAGCATCTTGATTCCAGTTATCACAATGATCTTGCCGAATAA
- the LOC114401626 gene encoding cyclin-T1-5-like isoform X2 gives MFLAGKVEETPRPLKDVILVSYEIIHKKDPAAAQRIKQKEVYEQQKELILLGERVVLATLGFDLNVQHPYKPLVEAIKKFNVAKNALAQVAWNFVNDGLRTSLCLQFKPHHIAAGAIFLAAKFLKVKLPSDGEKVWWQEFDVTPRQLEEVSNQMLELYEQNRLPPAQGSEVEGSAGGTRAASKAPSANEEQASKQISSQAPQHSSVERTAVPQRGTENQSNDGSAEMGSDITDHNLDIRESHNSEQLTHQDNKREVSNRSKSGTERDQDRIVGTKEGAEVGRRDESALNNSGSNVGRNLERREVPLGHSPNEAIKIDKDKLKALAAMGKKRKEQRGEMALKKDVMDEDDLIERELEDGIELAVEDEKNKRERRQNWSKPDGEDHHGGENHEETRDGRYMNMKVQFQKDMDEDNAEEGEMIDDASSSLNNRKRRMGSPPGRQPEMKKHLDSSYHNDLAE, from the exons ATGTTCCTTGCTGGGAAGGTTGAAGAGACTCCTCGTCCACTAAAGGATGTTATTCTTGTTTCTTATGAGATCATTCACAAGAAGGATCCTGCTGCTGCGCAGAGGATAAAACAGAAG GAAGTGTACGAGCAgcaaaaagaattaattttacttggtgagaggGTTGTGCTTGCCACTTTAGGTTTTGATCTGAATGTTCAACATCCATATAAACCTCTTGTGGAAGCCATAAAGAAGTTTAATGTTGCGAAGAATGCCCTTGCACAAGTTGCGTGGAACTTTGTTAATGATGG GCTGAGGACATCGCTCTGCCTGCAATTTAAGCCACATCATATTGCGGCAGGTGCCATTTTCCTTGCTGCCAAGTTCTTGAAAGTGAAGCTTCCATCAGATGGTGAGAAGGTTTGGTGGCAAGAGTTTGATGTCACCCCACGCCAATTAGAGG AGGTTAGCAATCAAATGTTGGAACTCTATGAGCAGAATAGACTTCCACCAGCACAGGGAAGTGAAGTAGAAGGAAGTGCTGGAGGAACAAGAGCTGCTTCAAAGGCTCCTTCTGCAAATGAGGAGCAGGCCTCAAAGCAAATATCATCTCAAGCCCCCCAGCACTCATCTGTAGAGAGAACTGCGGTACCACAAAGAGGAACTGAGAACCAAAGCAACGATGGGAGTGCAGAAATGGGCAGTGACATCACTGATCACAACTTGGATATTAGGGAGTCACATAATTCAGAACAGTTGACTCATCAAGATAACAAGAGAGAAGTGTCAAATAGATCTAAATCTGGTACTGAACGTGACCAAGACAGAATTGTTGGGACTAAGGAGGGTGCAGAAGTAGGAAGGAGAGATGAATCTGCATTAAACAATTCTGGCAGCAATGTTGGCCGAAATCTGGAGCGTCGGGAAGTTCCACTAGGTCATTCACCCAATGAAGCAATCAAGATTGACAAGGATAAGTTAAAGGCACTGGCAGCTAtgggaaagaagagaaaggaacaACGAGGCGAAATGGCATTAAAGAAAGATGTAATGGATGAGGATGATCTCATTGAGAGGGAGCTGGAAGATGGAATTGAATTAGCAGTCGAGGATGAGAAAAATAAGCGTGAGAGAAGGCAGAACTGGTCTAAGCCTGATGGTGAAGATCACCATGGGGGGGAGAACCATGAGGAAACTAGAGACGGGCGGTACATGAACATGAAGGTGCAGTTTCAGAAAGACATGGACGAAGACAATGCTGAAGAAGGGGAGATGATAGACGATGCTTCATCCTCGTTGAACAATCGCAAGAGAAGGATGGGGAGCCCTCCAGGTAGGCAACCAGAGATGAAAAAGCATCTTGATTCCAGTTATCACAATGATCTTGCCGAATAA